The Camelina sativa cultivar DH55 chromosome 16, Cs, whole genome shotgun sequence sequence ACGAGGTTACAGTCATTGATAATTGTTACTTCTCAAGCTGTTACAACCACATCTACTGCCATAATCCGTCTTCGTGATACTGACCTTGTTCCACAACTCGTTGAGCTCTGTCATGGGTAATTTTGCTCTATCTATATAACTGAATCACTCTTTTGCTTGATGTTATCTTTGATCCCACAGTTTTCTTGAATTTGACATTTTTGGCAAGCAATCATTACTTACCCATTTGCTGTCTTAAATTTAGTATCCTATTTATTTCCACCTACTTTTCTTATCTTTAGAAGAATCTTGTGGACTCGGTAAGTGTAGGTGAGCAATAATGAGCTCATGCGTTTAGAATTTTGTGGTCCTTGACGTGCTTAGAGTGAGACAAAAAGGTCTCTTACCTCTCTTATTATCTATTGTTACTGTTTAGTTCTTAGCCTTTTGAAGTTTTATAGCTTATCTTGCCAAAATAACTACTAAGTTGCTGAAATTGGTAATTATGTCTCATAGTTAAGAGGCAGTATAACCTATAGGCAATAAACTGTAAGAAGCAGACATTAAtctgtgtttttattttcaccTGATGCAGCTTTATGTACATGTGGAAATCTATGCATCAATACCATGAGACTCAGAATAGCATTGTGGAGCAAGTCCGGGGACTCATTAACAGATCAGGCAAAGGTGAATCCACCTCTGAGCTACACCGACAAGCAACACGTGACTTGGAATCAGCTGTCTCATCTTGGCACACCAGTTTCAGCCGTCTAATTAAATTCCAACGTGACTTCATACTCTCAGTTCACACCTGGTTCAAGCTAACCCTTCTCCCAGTTTGCCAAGAAGATGCCACCGATCATCATAAAGAGCCGCTCAATGCTTACGCCTTCTGCGATGAGTGGAAACTCGCTCTAGACCGTGTTCCCGATACAGTCGCATCCGAGGCAATCAAAAGCTTCATCAACGTTGTGCATGTGATATCCGCAAAACAAGCTGATGAACacaagataaagaaaagaacagAATCAGCGTCAAAAGAGCTCGAGAAGAAAGCTTCTACGCTTAGAAACCTAGAGAGGAAATATTACCAGTCATACTCAATGGTCGGTGCCGGTTTACCAGATTCAGGACCCGACAGCGAACACATGTTAGACGCTCGAGACCCACTAAGCGATAAAAAATTGGAGCTTGCAGCTTGCCAAAGGAGAGTAGAGGAAGAGATGCTGAAATACTCAAAGGCAATAGAAGTGACAAGAGCCATGACTTTAAATAATCTGCAGACAGGGTTGCCTGGTGTGTTCCAGTCGTTAACAAGTTTTTCTGCTTTGTTCATGGAGTCTCTCCAAACGGTATGCACTCGCTCATACTCTATCAAATAGGACtctaaaatatatacacatatatcttGATAGTCATACAGAGTTACAGTAACAAAGCTTCAactctttaaaatttaaagtatgGCTCTTGTTTTATTGCCCTTAATTATGTCTTTTAGCATTAATGTGAGATCAGTTATTGTGTTTCGCCAAGAAATTgttgaaaacatttttatttattataaggAGAATGTAAATAAACGAAATTTTGAAACTGAGGGCGTTGCTTTGATTCTGGATATGTATTTAACTTCTCATATGATCTTATTCACACAAAATCTGGGTAACCTTTTGCGGATTTTGTGGTTTATTTGCTGAAAAATGAAGGGTAAAAAAAACCTGTAACTGTAAGCAAGAAACTAAAGAGGGGGTAAATAATCTCTGATAATTTATCTTCAATTCCAAGTGGCTGGGGTGTGGGGTCTGTTTCCATCggattctctctctctagttcgCATCTGACAACTCTTCATTTCTTGTCTGAAAGTGGAACCACCACATGGTTGTGTTAAAATCAGGATTTTACTGGATCTTCTCTGTGTCTTCTTCTTACCTTGTGTCCCTCCCAGAACCTAATAGACAGAATCTCTCCCATGTCCCCTCTTGTCTTTATCCCTTAACTGTTTGAGGATTAAAAGATCCACACAacggaaacaaacaaaaaaggctGGAAAAAGATTTATCTCTTTCCTTATGAAAGCCTAGACCTGGTTGGCGTCCATACAATTAGTCTGAAGGTCACTGTAATGACTATTTTAAAGCATAAGGTCTGATAACAAATATTTAAcaacatgattttaaaaaagcCTCAACAGGAAAACCCAAGTACATGTACTAACTTCTCTGGATCATATGCCTTTTGCAGCTCTCAGGGGCTTGGGATAACGAAACTCAGATACCCTGGCTAGCAGAAGGCACTATGGCCGGCAGTTATGGCATAATTGAGTTGGTGCGCATACCTAGCCAAGAAATCCAAGAAACAAATGACAATTTGAACCTAGGGAAGATCATAACAATGAATCTACATTATACATTTCAGTAGGGAATCCGGTCAAAACTGTTGAAAACCTTATTGTTTTGTCGTTGTTAAGTGAAGTGGCTCCGAGGCTCACCATTAAATTGTCCACAAACCTCTGGTCCAGTCCAGGCAGATCATATACTTTCAGTGGTGGAGCTGAAATATTAAGGGTAAAGGTAAATATGTCATTAtgatcacaaaaacaaaaaaaaaattgcaggtcATATGTCTCATCACCCATGTGCAGAAGAGTAATACATTCAATTTAGAGCTCCCttgataataaaatatgatagtCAGCAACTTAAAACTTTAGGCTCTAAACAAACTAGTGCACTAGATCCTATTTAGAGGTGGCAACATATTATAGACAACCAACGACATTCAGGCACCCAACTTAAAATTTGCGGAGAATGTTGCTACTTTGAAGACTAAACTGGCTTATCACCTACGATTGTGTTACTATTTAGAAATTAGACCAAAGAAGGCAGTTAATTTCAGTTACCTGTACACCATCTTCAGACCAGTCGTGTGAGTGTTTTAAACAATTCACCTCTGATCACAATTTTCCCAAAAATTATGTGCACCACCAAATATGACACAGGTCAGGATAAATGGTGACAGTTATACGGGCAATCTGCAGGCTAACTTAGCAGCGATATCATCAAGAACTTTGTTGAAATGTGGATCTTCTAGTCcttttattttccattgtaGCAGTCTGATATTAATGTCACTTAGTGTTGGATCTCCATCTTCTTTACAGTGAAGTTGTATCAAGCGATCTATGCATTTGACCAAGTACTTGCTTGATCTTAGCTTAAAATGGTTAATAAACTCCTCGACGTCTTCTTCAGCTTCAAAACTTGATACACACATACTCTCCAAAGTGTCGGTTAAGTTGAAAACAAGAAGTGTGCCTTCAATAGCCTCCTCCTTGGTAATCTCATTCGACAGTAAACCAGATATTCTACAGAATCCCTTTCCTTGTTTGAATCCGGTACTCCGTGATTTCTTAAAGGTGATAATCTTCCCAGTTGCAGCATAGTGCAGAACCAGTTCATACTCCTCATCTGTTACTGAATAAGGAGAACCAAACAGTACGCCAACCACCACTCTTCttaccaaaaaattgttttggagGCCAGAGCTGACAGATGAATGTGTTTTCTGAGAATCCAATTCATAAGAAACTGAACTGgtgattttgttttcatattctctcAATAGGTCTTCCACAATACTGGAAGCCTTTATTTTGCCAGAAACGAGCCTATCTGGTTTCTTTCTCTTGCCAGTTATAGTCTCACTACGATGTGCTTCTGAGCCGGAACTTTTACTGATACATATCTCTGAGACTCTAATGAGAGACTTACTTAGTGATTCTTGAATGGTTCCGGTTACAGGGTTTAGTATCCAAGCAATGTATGTAGCCGCAGCAATGGATAGATCTTCCGCATCACATGCTTGTCTACAATCAGCCACTTTTGAAGTGTATCTGCCGTGAATATTTTCCAACGATTTTCCATCTGAGAAGAGCATAGCAGAAGCAAAATAAAACCAATCTGGGAAGTTAATAGCCAAAGCCCTGCCAGAAGATACAACATCAGTCAAAAaccactcacacacacacacgtatATATAAGTAGATCAAACATGAGGAAATCAATTTGTATTTTCATGTAAAGTTACCATCCTGTTTTGTCATCTGATGCTTGAACTTTTATCGGAGTAGGCTTACAATAAGTATCCCGTCCTTGTTTCCCAGGAACAGCAGATGGTTTACTGACAGCATGAGCTAACATTACGAGGGACTTGGAGGTGAGAGGACCAGCCAAGATTCTCAGAAATTGACACTGGAAGGGAAAATATGTATCAGAGAATGGCAACATGGAAGCTAGTTCCACCGCCGGTATACCCCACAACGATGGTCTTGAAATAGTGTCCACTATTGCAGAGACCAAACCAGCAAGTACTTCGAAGACACAAGCAAGTCCCCTGGCGTTAAGCATGAAATTGCATCAGAAAGTAAGACAGATGTCAGCATAAGGTTACATGTGTTTATTACTGTAAATTTCCATGACATGAATTGGATAGGAACTCACGTGAGCAAAAGCCACTTATGTAAAAGGGCTCTGGTGTTGATAAACATAGACGGAGATAGCGCTAAGCAGATGACAATATCGCGCCACTCTGCCCTCTCAAAAAGCTCCTTCTTTAGACAAAGGAAAGGCCTTTCCACCACATCTTTCAAGATTCTGGAAACATCTTCCTTCAAAGACAATGGATCTTGATACCAGAACAGGATCCTGATCATCAAAAAGTGTCAGACGGGTCTACATTTTTTCTGaaacaacagagaaaaaaatctcagaagCCGCGGCTTCAGTTTCACAAGTTATTTGTAGACTAACGTAGCTTAGGATAGAAACAGTATAAGAGATCCAACCTCAGAGGTATCTCGTGGTTTTCTATAGATGAATCTCTCGGTAAGAAAGCAAGAAGCTTTGAGACAGCCCTATTTCTTCCATCCTCTAAATTTCTATGCGAGCTGCATGATGTTGAAGCTGCCGATCTTACAACAGCTTGGAACAATTCTGTAGCCAATCTTCCTATAAACAGTTCCAAGTCagataaaaatatgaaagaagaagagattaaagATAAAAGCTTTGAAATGCCAAATCAAAAACTCACCGTTCGATCCTCCCAATTTATCAATAATATCCTTAGAGACTTGGATCAATTCTTCAGAGCAGCGAGGTAAACAGGAGCTACCAAACTGTAACGTTTCCTCGTTTCGATACCTAAGTACTTTACAATTTATTGAAGATGATAAGGCGCAAACAATGGTTCGCACAAGATACTCAATCGCCGAATCAAATACCTGAggaagaatttttttgaataagaGAATCACTCACGCACATATGCCAAAATCCAGAATTTCAATCAAAATAACTAACCTGAGGTGCCTTGAAGCACATTAGAGATAACGCTGCGTCCATAACCTTAACCCCAGACTCCTCGCCGCCGATGTCCAGAGTCAGAGATCGGTTAAGCTCCGAGATAGCTAGTCCCATAGAGGAAGTAGActcttccacttcttcttcgAACAATTGATTTCTGTTCTGAAGACGGTAAGCAAGCGCCGCCAAGAGGCCGGCGACCGCAGACGGAGAGGACATCGAACAGATGAGCAGAAATCGCCGGCGATATTGAATTCCGAACTCAGATCACTAACCGGTTAAGCTATAATAATCTCTGATCATAAAACCGGTTAAGCTATGTGTTCTGCTATGTCTATTAACACTTAGTAAGCCATTATTAAGCTCAAGCCCAATGGATACTGAGGCCCAATTCTACTACTACAccgtatcttcttcttcttctaatcctttctcagttctcacatGTTAGTAATTTCTAAAGCTAAATTGACAGTTACAAATATACATATGCTCAgagaaaactttaaaattggtaaaagagaaacatttttGCCGAATATATAACAATTTCTCTTGCCAGTTTATGaagtatatatactcttgtgttttgagtttgagtttgatgCATCATacaaaattcgaataataaaTTAGTTGTCACCTTCTCTTGCTCTCTGCACCCATTGCCTCATCGGTTTTCTTGGATCTTGCAAAGTCTGCTTCCTTCTGTTCCCATTATGTCCCCGGCCTCGGCCTCTCCCTCTGCCTCGACCTCTTCTGTTGGCGGAGCTGCTAGAGTTTGACTCTGATTCAGCTTCTTtgggttcttcttctccttgttcttGGCTTTgactagcttcttcttcttcgtttgctGACGATGATGCAGGGGCTGGCGGAGGAAGATACATACCAGGCACAACCGATATGTTTTTCTTTGGCTGAACCAAACCGCCTTTTTCTTCCTGCGTCTTTAGAATAGACTCAAACCGCTCTCTTCTAATGTTCTCTGAGTCTGACTGGAGCAGCGGATCTTCGTCCTCACCTTGTATCAAACCAGAATCCTGTTTGGTCCAAAGCATGTAAGCTGATGCAGTCGATAGAGGAAAGAATAGAAGTTGAATATTGAATTGTGGTTAAAGGTTGAATCAATGCAAACACACAGAAATAATCCGATGCTGATGAATCGCTCACCTGTTGAGGTGATTGAGTACCAACTAAGTCAAGAACATGTTCAATATCACTCGCATGAAATACTTTGCGGCACACTGGACAGTTTCCCAAGCTTTTATCTGCTGATCCAGGATGACCTGCAATACTTATTGCTTTAGATTATTTTGTGAAACTCCCTTTCGGAGAACCGCTATCTCTTTCAATTTtctgtcagaaaaaaaaaccttatgaTACAAACCTTCTCGAGCACTTGATCGTCTACGCGGGTGTAAAGCGTCACCAGATATCGAATCAGCATCTTTCTGTGCATGAAGCCAGTTCCACCACCTAATGATGCACTCACTGATCACTTGACATCAATAAAGGACAATTAGACACCTTATAACATTGGAAAATAATCCCAAACTAAGAAAGATAAGAGACCAATTATTCCTCACCAGtgaaaacaatgaaaacaagaCATCAGCTTCATAAATGGCATTTGTTTAGTCCCGTCATCCTCAGGGAATAATGGATACAAACACAGTGGACAATCTCCATCGGGGTGATTCATAATTGTGAGCCTCTCAACTGCTTCCTAGAAACATATAAGTTCAGTACACTACATGAGATTCTAATCTTAACTAGATTACATATGCATATCTACGCACATACAAATACATTTACAAACATTGTCTGCTTGTGATTCAGCAAACTTAAAGTCTTTGTTTTCATCTGCATACGACTTATTTCCTTTTCATAACGCTAAATCTACTAATCGTTAATAATGAGATTCAACATAAGCATGGTGCAATGACAAGGCACAGTAATAAGTATAGAAGAAAACATAAAGAGTTGCTTACCTCACAGAGTTCAACAAGCATTAAAGAAGATGATAACTGAGAAGCTTTCTCTTGAACTATGCTAATCAAATGCTTTTGCCTATGCTCATCAAGACCCTTGGATTCAATCAGACTAATTCGAGGTGGCTCATCTGGATACTGttacaacaaaagaacataCTTTTAGCTCAATGgtcctccaaaaaaaaaagctcaaggATAATGACATCGACACCATAACATACCTTAGAACATGCTTGGATTCTCACAACCGCTTCCACAAACTGCAGAGAGCATAAACAATGTTAATACATggttgaaatttcaaaattactGATTTGGACGATCGCATAAACAAAGCCGGAACCCTAATCCCACAATCTCCATGAGTAAATTACGAGTTCTCAGATAGTCCTCGATCCCGAAGAACAAATCAGAAGGAaacggagaaaaaaaagaaacctgcTGAGAAGAGATCTCGGCGGTACGGGGTTTGATATGGaggtgaagatgaagaggatGTGAATCCAATATGACGCAGTCTTCGCCGTAAACAGCTTCTACAGCTTCCACTTCCATCGCTACCTCTTCCTCCGTCATTgctaagaagaggaagaggacgagcACTCTCGTCGGGCCGCACAGAgacggcgaagaagaagaagcagaagcagaccttttttagttttttttttacttttcgccacgtttttttattatatgttactGTAGTTTCCTCTAAATACCTAAAACAGTCCAATATTATATCGAAAGTTCTGATTTCGTccaaatttaatagtttttactCAATTGACCATTTTTAACAAACGACGAAAAGTGGGTTTTTATGTTTAATTCAGTTTTTACGTTCATAATAAGTAAAGTTCTAAAACACTGCTGATAAAAAAGGTAAANAAAAAAAaaattcgcaaaaaaaaaaaaaaaaaaaaaaaagacgtggCGGTGACGGAGTATATTTTTACCGCCGACGGGACCAAGAGGCTATGGCCGCCGTTACAtacgtagagagagagagagagagtgagctTGACTGTAATAAGTAGGTTATGAATCAGTAATGCgaaatttttcatcttttttgtgtgtgttggaACGAAATCAAGCTTCTTTGCTCTTAACATTCGAGGAATTTCACAGATTTTTGTACGATTTAACTCGTTTTATCGAACATATTTACTCCCTTTGATTCAGGATACGTGGCTGTGGTTTAGGGAAGAACAAGTTTGCTTCCTTCCCTGTATTGTACGGATTGCAAAGATCGACGAGTATTTTAGCAGTAAGTGAATGATGGTAATTTTTTCAAATCCCATACATTTGTGTCTTATCCGGTTGATGCTGTTTCCATACATTGTGGCTAGTCTAAGCTTCAGGGCAATTCTTTTTTATAGAGTTAAAAGAAATTGTcttttattcttaaattttctAGTTCTCTTTGAGAAGTTCAGAGTTAGTTTTGTACAAAcgtattttcaaatttcttcttATCCGGAAGTTTGTAAGAGTTTTGACCAAGTGACTAGATTAATTTCTTCCCACAAAACTACTTTAACTTGGAACTTATGCGATATTTGATTTGTTGATCTTGTACCTATATCTATTCCctattattaatatagataattagatatgaaTTTTGTCAATTGGTCATGTGAGATACTGTTGGACAGGTTACAGAGACATATAATTTAGACCAAGGACCAGACTGGTAAAAGTAGTAGAGTNaaaaaaaaaaaaaaaaaaaaaaaacaaagttacttTGGTTTGGTAGTCCACAAGGGGGAAAATAGCTCTGTCCTACTCTTAACTCTTAAGTGgtggatgaaaaaaaaaactaatactagTAAAACTCTATTATGGATTTATTTGATGAAGGTAAGACTGCCTATGTTCTCTTTGGTGCTTTTGTTGTTGGACATGATACTgctattacttaaaaaaaattgaaatatctATTTCTACttctcaaaatataattatcttgCTTTTTCGTCCACTACCTTTATCTTTTTCGATTGAGTCTTTTACCTTTGCTGTTGTGatagatttttatcaaacttTCCTCTTAGAGCATCTCTAATGGTCTtgtattttttcctctataataaaGATTCTCTATAAGGAcatc is a genomic window containing:
- the LOC104749304 gene encoding uncharacterized protein LOC104749304 gives rise to the protein MSSPSAVAGLLAALAYRLQNRNQLFEEEVEESTSSMGLAISELNRSLTLDIGGEESGVKVMDAALSLMCFKAPQVFDSAIEYLVRTIVCALSSSINCKVLRYRNEETLQFGSSCLPRCSEELIQVSKDIIDKLGGSNGRLATELFQAVVRSAASTSCSSHRNLEDGRNRAVSKLLAFLPRDSSIENHEIPLRILFWYQDPLSLKEDVSRILKDVVERPFLCLKKELFERAEWRDIVICLALSPSMFINTRALLHKWLLLTGLACVFEVLAGLVSAIVDTISRPSLWGIPAVELASMLPFSDTYFPFQCQFLRILAGPLTSKSLVMLAHAVSKPSAVPGKQGRDTYCKPTPIKVQASDDKTGWALAINFPDWFYFASAMLFSDGKSLENIHGRYTSKVADCRQACDAEDLSIAAATYIAWILNPVTGTIQESLSKSLIRVSEICISKSSGSEAHRSETITGKRKKPDRLVSGKIKASSIVEDLLREYENKITSSVSYELDSQKTHSSVSSGLQNNFLVRRVVVGVLFGSPYSVTDEEYELVLHYAATGKIITFKKSRSTGFKQGKGFCRISGLLSNEITKEEAIEGTLLVFNLTDTLESMCVSSFEAEEDVEEFINHFKLRSSKYLVKCIDRLIQLHCKEDGDPTLSDINIRLLQWKIKGLEDPHFNKVLDDIAAKLACRLPV
- the LOC104749303 gene encoding E3 ubiquitin-protein ligase RNF25, whose translation is MTEEEVAMEVEAVEAVYGEDCVILDSHPLHLHLHIKPRTAEISSQQFVEAVVRIQACSKYPDEPPRISLIESKGLDEHRQKHLISIVQEKASQLSSSLMLVELCEEAVERLTIMNHPDGDCPLCLYPLFPEDDGTKQMPFMKLMSCFHCFHCECIIRWWNWLHAQKDADSISGDALHPRRRSSAREGHPGSADKSLGNCPVCRKVFHASDIEHVLDLVGTQSPQQDSGLIQGEDEDPLLQSDSENIRRERFESILKTQEEKGGLVQPKKNISVVPGMYLPPPAPASSSANEEEEASQSQEQGEEEPKEAESESNSSSSANRRGRGRGRGRGRGHNGNRRKQTLQDPRKPMRQWVQRAREGDN